The Sebastes umbrosus isolate fSebUmb1 chromosome 4, fSebUmb1.pri, whole genome shotgun sequence genomic sequence TGctgacataaaatacgtcatgAGGGAATATGTTAACTTCCAGAGCTGTAGTTGGGGCTGTATTAACCGTCAATCGAGAGAGAGTCTGTTCATCGTTATATGTAAAGTTAAAAGTAGACTAAAATCAGTGTTcaattcttctttctttctcttttaatCCAGGACATATTAAATGCCTCACAAAAGTGTTCAagttatattattttgtattttactttataatagTCTTTTGGGATAAGAGGTAGCTGTGGCTGAGTGGTCTTTCCTTCAAATTCCCCATAGTGGCTGTAAAACTGTAGCTGACATGTCCTACAACACAGCCACCCAACCTTCAGCACTCAGGTGTGATTACACAGAGCAGCTATACAACTTCCCATGgataaataaactgttaataaagtCAAACTAAACATTGACAATAGCTTATGGTCACTATAATGCGATGCATTCCAACacaggacaacaacaacaaccatcaAACAGAGTATAATATAGCTATTCTATCAAGGTGATAAGGGGTGAGATTGATGCTTGTCACATTATATCTTAAATGACCTATTCGGGGCAATACATCCTCTGCTCCTGTCACTTCAGTGGATTTTAAAGTGCAGCCTCAGCATGAACTGGTGGTTTGCAGAGGGCATCGGTATCATTGTCATTCTGAGTGCTCACTGCCATGGGATTTCTGGCCAGCTGTCTACAACCCAGCCGCTCTGTCTCACCCAATAAGTTTGTATACGGACACTTGGCTACTCCTCGGTGCACAGCAATTCACTGCCCTGATATCATCAGGAGAGCGGGACCAATGTGCCAAATCATTTATATGGGCATCGTCCAGatttcccagcagcagcagcaacagcagccctGACACAAACTCCCAACACAATGGTACATTTGTAAGATCAGATCTTTTACGCAATGCCTGCTCTTTCAAAGTCCAAGGGGAAATTACAGCAGTTCACAATTCCACTGCATCAATGAAGACTGAATGTGTTTTGTTGGTCTTTGGAGTCTTCTTTTTTACTGTTATTAGAGAAAATGCGCTTCAGTTGTCGTTTTATGTCCACATCACCTCAATTAACAGGCAGAGAAACATTAAGATTTACTCTGTAGACATCCCAACAGCAGCATGCAAGTAACCAACAATAACTATGTTGGATATGGACACAGTAACACTTTAAAGGTAAGGCAGtcattctatatttttctcatTGTCAAAAAAATCCCATGGAAAGGCCAACACCAACAACGTTTCCGCAATACTTTCTTACTTCCCTACCCTGTCTTTGGTACTCAGTCCCAATACCATTCATTCCCACTGAAAAAGTAAATCTTAGAAACAGGTCACAAATACatagtttcatttaaaaactagaattacagcGTTGCAGTTGTATTCCTCCGCCGatcagtcaagttgcagtttacatccatgtctgtccagaatatcatcattttatcctattagacatgtGTGCAAAAttgtgaagtcacagtgacctttgaccaccaaattctaatcagttcatcctcgagtccaaatgagcgtttgtgccaaatttgaagaaattccctttaGGCGTTCCTGAGATTTCGCGGTCACAAAAATGGTACGGACAGACAGttaacctgaaaacataatgcctccggccacggctgttgccaccgtggaggcataaaaagggCAAagtcatttcctaaaacagaTTTGCACTGTTGTTTTTAGCAAAGGTTATTCAGACACAAGTAATAATGGATTTGTGGGCGACTATTTTCAGCCGAGGATTAATACACATTCAATGCAAttgtgagtatttacagcaaaAGGACGGCATATGGGATATACTTAAAATAAACTGCAGTGTCCAGGTTCGTCATGGTGGAGGAACATGTCATCCTGAGCAACAGTGAGActcattgttgtgtttttaatagtttttagaCAACAATGGAGATCTGTGGCAcagaagaataagaataagaattgGCTAGACAGACAATATTTGTTTGTAGGTAACAATTAATTGgtggttttagtcttttcatgggatttgttgacaagaataagataaaatacaGACTTATTCTTTAAACCATGTAATTTAGTGATTGAATGTATTATCTTAAAGAGGAATCTGTGCTTGTTTTGTACAATTCTATATCTTACGGGAAATTACATtgaataatactttaacaccaTGACACATTATAGCTTAAATATTTAACTGTAAACTGTGTACTGGAAGTGTAGCACATTGCCTTTTATTAGATTAGAAATTCAGTTTATCAATAGATTCCTTCAATATATTCAATAGATCTGCAGTTCCAAATTTCAacagagacacatttaaaaatcagaGTGATGAACATAAACATAGACAGTTGCTCAGCAGTGACCTGCTAATCAGCAGACTTTATTCTAGTGATTGGAGAGAGGGCTTCATTATGGAGAGAAATTATAAGAGCAGCGGGGCACTGGATCACGTGACACTGAGGTTAGTTACAGTAAATGTTAGCTGACCCGTTTCAAAGCCACTGGGATGTGATGTTCGCTTTGTGTGCTTTTCACAAACTGGAAGAGCATTACTGCATCAGTGTTTCTGTATCTGTTGCGTTAAAACTTCTGCTTGTAAGgctctgaaatgttttcaattttctctttgtatactgtttttttaatctaaactgcagacagacatagaaagatgaaacttttttttttattaaattgttaTGTGATTAAAATAAAACCTTTTGAATTTGTTGTATTTGAGCATCTAATAATTTCCCCATCCCGCCTCCCACTGTTTCCACAGCAGAGATGCTACAGGGttacacagagagggagagagagagagagagagagagagaaaggggattTACAGCAGCATCAAGTCAAGAGAGCAGGGGTGAAAATAACTCCAAAGACCTTTCTCTGCATGAGAGTTTCCCATCTGTCACATCACAGAGAGTCACCGGCATTCAGCAGCATTACATCATTGCCTTTGTACTAACCAGTCAACACATTCTCTATATTATCTGGTTACAGATGTTTTTGCACACAACGTTGTCCTTCAAATGGAAATCATCTGCACTAATCTGCTGGTCTGAGGGGCCGGACAGAGATATATCTCTGCTGGTTTGGAAAGCAGCATCCTGTGCCTTTAACCAGAAGATGCAGCTGACTGAACCCATTTTGCATTCACCCTTCACTCCACTCTactccacctcctcccactccactccactccacCATGCTCCCTCTTTTCCCCTTCTCTTAGCCCCAACCCTGGCTGTCATCAGAATGCAGTGGCTGTCTGGAGGACCACACACAGAGTAATTATTAATAAGAGAAGATGACAAGTGAACATCCCTCCTGAATGCTAAGAGATGCCAGTAGGAGGCTGGAGACGGCTCGGCCAGCGTCTCACACTCTGAGACGCCGGACGAGGCCGGGCTCCGCTTTCCCGCTGATCCCCCTGTTCAAAGTCATTCGCAGGAGGGGTTATGAGAATATGCAGGTCCCATTCTGCTGATCATATCCTACCACGCTGAGATGCCCTTTGCATAAGACTGCGTGTTTGTAAATAGAGATTTAAGATTTCACACTCTCTCAGACATGGTTTCAAACAAGGCTCTGGCAGGTATTATACTTACTGGGGGTGGCTCATGTTGAGGTTCTTGTTGCTGCGAATAGACGTCCACGCTAAATGACCCCAAGTGTGAAATGGGATTTCACCACTGCAGAGACCTGGCTCCTACCACACCTATGGGAAATAGAAAAAGAGCAGTGTAATtactacagaaaaaaaggaaatcgtGAAGCAAATCATCTATTAGCTGAGGAAGATCATGAGATATGATTGagcagcagctttttttttgccaactgctgtttccaaggtcaaaaaTGAATCTCTAAATCATGaaacatctactgtatatacagttgAGTAACACAGCTGCATGCAAAATTATCCATGAAGTATCAGTGCTTGTGCTTTTTCCTGAAGGCGCCCTGTCCTAACTTTAGCCATGCTCTGTTCAACTATTTTCCTGGGGAGCACTAAACTGTAATGGATTTTAAATCTCCTCCAATATACGCTCCGCTCCGTGAATCAGGGACTGAGGAACATCACACCTCTTGCATAGCAAGTACAGCAGGATGCTAGCTCTTTGTGCCACGGGGATAGAGAGCCATTGATGTCCAAGTCCGTTCAGTTGAAAAGCCCACTCCAGCTGCTTTGCAGGGAGGCAGACATGACATGAGCAGACAGGGGAAGTCACATACACACTATAGCCACTGATTTAACATGAAACGTCTATTATTACATTTggggtagtgtgtgtgtgtgtgtgtgtgagacacacacagaggtgagGAGTCAGCATCCACAGCCGCAGCAGAGTAATGTAGTGAAGCACAGCAGATTAAATGCTACTCAGGATAAATCAGCCCAGGTTCATTCAAGGGCTGAGAGTGACACTGTTTCACTGCAGCACCCaaaaatttctttttttttagcataatactcagtaaaaaaaaaaaaaaaagatattgatCTGGCCATCAGATGAGCAGAAAGTCACTTAACAAGGTGCTTCACTTTCTGTAAGGAATCACCATATAGAGGTGGATCAGAAAGGCAAGATTGTTTATGGATGTAATTTAATGCAGAGCAAAGTATTTCTATAGACTTGAGTAAATCACAGTATTAAGAGAGATTGCATTTCACAATTAGCATCTTGAGCTGCCACTTATTACTATAAGTACAGTCCATACAGTGAGTGCTTCATCAGTGGAGGTGCATGTCCACAAAAGGCACTACCACTATATTTCATTTCACCAAACAAGCACTATGCATGGGCCATCTCTGTCCAGGCTTTTCTGCAATTTCACCTGATCAAGATGCATTTTGCAATCATTTCCCCAGCTACATACATAAACAGTTATGGTGCTGTTAACATTTTCCCCCAGCACTGTGCTTAGAGGGCCACACAGTCTCATTCTTGCTCAAACCAGCACAAATGCATCAGCCTCGAAAAAAAGAAGATACACACTAACCTCTTTATGTTTTTCTACATTGTGTAAAGTGTGGTCGTGACTGCTTTGCCCTCGCAGTGATGATGGTAATATCTCCCTGCTCTGCTcgcagatgatgatgatgatgatgatgatggtgatgatcgGATCTTGCTGTGTGTAAGGCTGCGATTCCCTCTTAAAATTTGCGTTGGCCAAGCAGCCGGATCGCCTCGCAGAAGAAGACAGTGCACGATGAAAACACCTACTCCGGACTGGAAGCAGCATCCTTCAGAGGAGAGACGACGACGAGGAGGCTGTGACTGAAATCAGGAGGATATAACGACATCTTCTTCttcggaggaggagggaggcatAATAATGTGCTTGCAGGGCTTCCCCCACAATCACACCAGGGACTCCATGTGCCCGATGAtaaaaggagaagaggagaagaggctCACGACCAGAGGAGCTGTCCAGGTGCTGAAAAACTGGGATTCCAGCTGCAGCTCCAGATGTGTGACGACGAGCAGCGCCGTCAACGCGAGCTATAGATTTACATGcaaaataatatcaaatatGTAGAGTCTATATTCCTATCCAAGCCTGCACACATCCCCTCTTTTCTCTATGCCACCCTGGAAGCGTCGACGACGTAGAAAAACACTCTCGCTTCACTTCACCTCTTTGAGCTTCAGAGTTCCTCGCGATAACAACCCACCCGCACGAAAAACACACATCACTAATACTCTCTTACAGTGACCTCAAGTGTTTCTGTGATGCCTGAATGAATCTGCTGTATTTAATGACATGTATCAGGTGATAGCCTTGCTGAGATGTTcctaaaaaatgaaatgcaggaATTAGGCCCCAGAAATAAAGGATAAGTGGAGAATGGCAACATATCTGTGTTGTCATTTGTATTAATACTATCACGTTCTATTAGAGAACCCATCATAAAGAGCTTATGATTTGTAACCAATGGCTCTATTggtgtttaataaataattcaccaAGAGATCAGTAAGTTACACTCATGGAAAAACCTTTTGGGTTGCCaggatattaaaggtcccatattatgctaattttcaggttcatacttgtattttgtgtttctagtagaacatgtttacatgctgttatgttaaaaaaaacaactttattttcctcatattgtcggcttgaatatgcctgtatttaccctctgtctgaaacgctccgttttagcacattttgatgGAATTGTGATGGAATTGctacagaattgcgttgctaggcaacagtttgggtccatgtgtacttcctgtcagctgatgacattcacatacaatgcaaccaggaataaactgagacacatttagaatgtttacgtttaaaactgtgaaatggcctaaatattgcatattcgtgacatcacaaatggacagaaatcttaacggcttgtttcaaacgcacagtttctgaatgcgggctgtgtgtatttctccatggattgagtgttttgatactttcacagtatttatttatcacttaaacccaatttataatataaaagacatgaaaatctcactttttacaatatgggacctttaatactatCACTTTCTATTAAAGGACCCATCATAAAGAGCTTATAATTTGTAACTAACGGCTCTATTGGTGTTTAGTAAATATTTCACCAAGAGATCAGTAAGTTACACTCATGTAAAGGTGGAACATTTTGGGTTGCCaggatataaaataaaaatccctCCCTATCAAATGACACTAAACAGAAATGTCCATTTAGCATCCCCACAATGATTCTTGATTGAGGTCTATAGGCTGTAACCTGCAAAAGGCCTCTAGACTGCTCAAACACAATTTCTCAATAAGAaatcagcagtggtggaaaataattaaatacatttatgcaagtactgcacttaagtacaattttgaggtacttgagtatttctattttatgctactttatacttttcaCTTCACTATATGgggacactacaggtgaatagggtaaactAATAGATATAACAAAACCTCCACAGTTCATTACTTAAATtaaggcaattatttttttgtattacaaattttcagaaattgtatgtttaaatatgcaaatgaggcattatctaatgctaacttttggtgaatttaggagaaatctactgacgcaaaatgtgtattttggatgttttctttccactagtctgaaagaagacatgtcatggaagcaaaatagccccaaatctcaaaattgaccagtgcatgaaaaacaatgtttttgcctgtagtgtaATGGTTGCTTTTCAAATTAAGATGTTACGTACAAAATATATGTTCAGTTTATACACTATGATccattgttacagattaaactaccaaaggttactgtatatgaagtagttaaaatgagctccaccttgacCAACGACAACATTAAAGTGCCACTTTTATATTAATACATCAATGATAATGATTCAATAATATAACACAGAGTAGCCACTCTACATTATGaatcttttactttaagtacattttgttgctaATACTTCTATTAGAGCTGTcctcgactaacactcatacgattttgtcaacaattcgattagttgatttaaagaCAGAtcaatcttgtgtttaccagagatgtgctcagaagtttcttagaaataaaacaacaaataaaaacaactaatcgactaaaagaaagaccaaaacgaccaattagttGACTAACCGACTAAGAAGGGGCAGCCCTAACTatatttttacttgtaatggagtatacTTTTAATGTGGTACCgccacttttacttaagtaattcATTTGAATACTATTTCCGCCACTGGAACAATTAAAAATGACCAGCTGATGAGTCAACTAACGGTTCTGAGCGTACAACAGCAATTATCTGTCTGAAGGAAGTGTTCTTAAGACTACGAAAAAGTTCCCACGATTCCATTCATGCCTTCTTCGCATACCAATCATTCAGTTGTTTCTTACCAAACCCAGACATGCTGAGCTCACATGCACAACAGGTGAATAGCTCAGCCACAAAACATTCCTCATGATGCAACTAAGCCTctgagaacaaaaacaaaatgtaatgtactcCGTCTTAATCTTCAGTAAGTAGTCTCACACAGATGTCAACATTGTCTATAGCTCTATGTATTGCTCACACGCCACTAAGTGACACCATTTATGACACACTTACAAAATAACCTAGGTAGTATCCTGACGTTTACCTTGCCATTTACAATGTGGACAAACTGCAATCACAACATTTTTTCAGGCCAAGAGAGAAACACGCCTACATGAAAGCGTCTTCAGAGCTCCAACAAAAAGCGGTTAGGAGCTATTGTGAAGCGTCACTATGACTCACCACAGAAACCTGCACTAACTATCAAAAGCTGGGATTTCATGAGCTGGTAAGGACggattttttgatttatttcaatCAGGGTGATGATTCCTTCCTCTCACAACACAATATTAGTTTATGATGCCTTTCAGATTTAAGAAACTGTTTATATACGCAGCTTTGTTTTCATTAGAGGCATCTGAAACTTCTGGTTATGCCATGATTGCTTTCATTGTGGTGAGAGATTACTTCCTTTTCTGAGACACGAATGTTTCTTCTGTTGTCAGGACACAGCAAGAAACAACTTTCCTGATGATGGCAGGTAATAATAAAACTGATCATACGAAGcaacaaatcattttaaaaagtgactaTTCAGCTCTCTAAAAGTTGTTGTCATGTCGGTGTAGATCACGGAGACCTGTGCGATGGGCAGGAAGCCACCTATTGCATGAATGGAGGAACGTGCTACAAAATACCTGCCATGAATACACTCTCCTGTGTGTAagttaaataaagaaaacttaaTTTCAATTGTCTTTGATATTAGAATGAGTCTTCAGGAAACTTTAACTTTTATGTTGGAATATCTGTTGTTGTCACAAGATGGCATTATTGTTGACATCTTTCCTCTGTGCTGACAGACTGCCTACATTTCTGTATGTCGTATCTTAATTCAGGTGCAAAGACAATTTCAAAGGCAGCCGATGTGAGCAGTTCCACCTCTTCAGCTCTAACCCCAATGCAGGGCAAGCTGGGTTAATGGCAGCCGTGATCATTGTTATCGTCCTCATCTTAGTGGTACTGGCAGTTGCTATCTACTACATACGCAAGTAAGTACATTATGGATTTAGGATAACCAAGTGTTCTCAAGCTGTCTAAAAATAGTATTAGGATGTGGAAGTGTCTGATGTGTTATATAGTCTTGGTATTATTGTTCTTCAGCCAGAATGTATTCTTTGAAAGCTAATAACCATTACTTGTGTCCACACGCAGGATGTTGAAAGCCAAGCAACAGAGCCGACAGAACAATCCGCAACAGTATTGGAAAGTAAAACCCAGAGTATGATATTTCTTCTGATGTACACTTGTTTCTCTTTTGGCTATGTGTTGGGTGCGATGATGATATAATTCTCAGAGATGAGTGTCACTTACCTTATTGGACTTGGTACTGTTTTGGGTGTGACTATAAAAGGCCAATAGGCAGGAGAAAAACTGCTGCACTgaccttaaagctgaagtcggtaacattgagcaaatatgaaactaatatttgtataaaacggtcactatatcctgacagtagtgcatgttcctcctgtgctcctgatggcatttgcaagatttcacaacaccgaaggaaaacaaataatcagagccgaggagtttctccgatcaaactgtcaaactaggcagcgctgatcaaatatgaatcaatattttgttaatgtaatgcctatttctcgcctcaaatgttttcagaaacattttagtgaactgtttagctttaaaatgagaaagttagctctggctggtgggcggtgctttgttGTGGCTTGattgttttcaacatgggacacaaactcTCCTTTTatagctgaacagtacactacaatgtgtttctgaaaacatttgaggcgagaaacaggcattacagtaacagaatattgattcatatttgataagcACTGCCTGGATTAACAGTTTCATCGGAGTTTGCCAGttttgcgagcagtgattgacagctacccagagacagctcggctctgattggttgattttaTTTGGGCGCGGTAGAAACTGGCACTAAGGGCACATGAGGACACAGACGAACATGATTTTGTTCcgtctgtctcatgcactactgtcaggatatagtgacagttttatataaataactttttaatcatatttgtcaAAGTtcccaactgcagctttaactttcAATCAAGTTTCAGTCAAGAGCTGATTAATCGTCTCATGAGATTTCTGGAGTCCACGCGGTTTGCTATGAAGGTGTaattcatttacacacacacacacacacgcacgcacacaaacaggGTGTGAAACAAGTGTGAGTGGGTGGGAATTGAATCACACCTTGCACAGTGGCCTTTTTAACACAGCTATGAAGTTGGCACTGGTGTTACTCGTGTTAAATCACATTTCAATCTATGTGCTTTGCCTGAAATGTATTTACAAAGCATATTTGGatgatgtaaaaatattttgtgaagTTATATTCTAAATATTGAACTTGAAATATGGAATTATGAAATAACCCCTTGTATCAATTACTAAATATGCTCAGTATGCTATTAGTTAATATTTTCTGTAAATATATGCAATGATCCCTACTGAATGACTTGACTGTGTGATTTCTGGTGGGAGactaaacacatacacacacagttgcaTTTGTATACTTTAGAGGATCCTGATAGTCATCCTTTAGACCTAACCATCAGCACTTCATTCCTAACCTCAACCTTTAGCCTATTCTTAACCTAATCCTAAATTTAATCGTAACCCTAAACCATAATTGCCCCTTGAAGCAGCCAGAACTGGTCAGGGTGACCTCGCTTTTCAAAAATGTCTTTACGCAGCAGTTTTATAACTCAAATAGAATCTCACATGGCTGGACATGCAGGGACACACACAAGTAGCAAATTTAGTGACacacttgtgtgtgtctgtgtgagagtcTGTATAATTAGCGTATCCCAAGCTATTCATCAGTCCCCTTAAATCTAAAAACAGGGGCACAGGAGCTCCCAGAAGGCTTATAATGAAAATGGCATCAAATCTGCTTCTGCTCAGCGAGGTTAGGAGATAATTAAAACTTGTTGGACTGCATTGCCAATAGTTTGTTAGTCTTTTCTTTTTGATGGGCTTCCAGTATTCTCCAACAGTTGCTAACGGtggaagaaaaaaactaaatttggaCTGCTGACAGATTAGTCATTTCTTTAAAAGTCTTGTCACCATTGATGAACTAGCTCTGCAGCACACTCGGGCATTAAAATCTGTTCTTGTTTGTTGAATTCAAAAGACAAAGTCAGGATTGTACTCGTGGCTGAAAGTTGGCTAAGCAGTGAGTACATTGTGAAAATGTCATCATATTGATAATTGACGGAGCTACAGTATTATTTCGACACACATGGGGGTTTTCCCGAAAGCATTTCATGTTGCAATGA encodes the following:
- the LOC119487117 gene encoding pro-neuregulin-4, membrane-bound isoform-like, with the translated sequence MSWTQQETTFLMMADHGDLCDGQEATYCMNGGTCYKIPAMNTLSCVCKDNFKGSRCEQFHLFSSNPNAGQAGLMAAVIIVIVLILVVLAVAIYYIRKMLKAKQQSRQNNPQQYWKVKPRV